The stretch of DNA GGTTCGTACGCCGACATGGCGGTGCTGAGCGGCGATTACTTCACCGTCGCAGAGGACGAAATCCGCGCGATTGAGAGTTTACTAACGATCGTCGGCGGCCGTGTGGTATACGGCGCAAGCGAGTATGCGTCGCTTGCCCCCGCAACGCCGCCGGTAAGTCCCGACTGGTCGCCTGTCGCGAAGTTCGGCGGTTACGACAACACGAAGCCCACGCCACCGGCGCACCAGCACCTGCCGGTGATGGCCGCCGATGGGCGAGTATGGGAGACGGGCTGTGGGTGCGGCGTCTAACAGCCTGTTGAAATACGCCATCGTGGCGTATTTCAACCTCGCCAAGCTCGGAGCAAAGCTCGTCGCGGCTCGCAAAACAGCGGCTTTTTCAAAGCCGCTGTTTTTGATGATCGTATCCTTCGATCAAGCAGCCGGTTGTTCAACAGGCTGCTAAGGGGGGGAAGTTGTTGCGATAGAACTTTGGTCGCCCAAACGAAGCCGGAGTTCCCTCCCGAGTTCTAAGCCGGCTTTACCGCGAAGATGCGGACGCTCGCGGCGAACGCGTTGACGTTGTAGCGGGTCAAAAGATCGACGAGCTGGCTATGGATCTCGGAAGTCGCGACGGGCGGCGTTGAGCCACAGCAGCCGCCGAGCTCCACCACCGGGAGGCCATCCTCCGCCGGCGCGGGGACGCAGCAGGCCGCGTTTTCGGCTTTGGCGTAGGCGTTGAGGTCGGCGCCCGTGTCGAGAACCTCGACCGCTTCAAAGCCCGCGTCGCGGAGCGTCTGGCGGTACTCGTCGATGAGGATCGCGCCCGCTATGCAGCCGACATACGCCGACAGATTGGCGGCGACCTCTTCGGGAAGCATTTGCTTCAAGGCGATGTCGCTCACCGCGACGCGGCCGCCCGGCTTGAGCACCCGAAAGACCTCCCGCAGCACGGCGCCCTTGTCGGGGGCGAGGTTGATGACGCAGTTGCTGATGACGCAATCGACCGTTGCCTCTTCGAGCGGCAGCTTGTCGATCGTCGAGAGATGGAACTCGACGTTCTCGACCCGGCTCTTGGCGGCGTTGCGGCGGGCCAGGTCGATCATTTCCTGACTCATGTCGATGCCGATCGCCTTACCGGTCGGACCAACCTTCGGCGCCGCCAGCAGTACGTCGAGCCCGCCGCCGCAGCCGAGATCGACGACGACTTCGCCGGCACGCAGCCGAGCGGTCGCGGTGGGGTTGCCGCACGAGAGGCCCATGTTCGCCTCGGCGGGGATTGAGGCGAGTTCCTCAGCCGAGTAACCGAAGGCTTCCGCGACGGCCTTCACGCCGGCGTGGTCGCTCGAGAGCCCCCGCGTCGCGACGGCAGAATACTGTGTGCGGACTTGGTCGATGACTTCGTTCGAGGCGCTCATGCTTGGGCTCCGGAGGTAGTTGTTGGATTGCGTTGCCGTTTGATCTGAGCCGTGGGAAATATCGCTCGGTGTTAAACGTGTTCGGGCGACGCGGAGAACCATCCCTCAGTACGATTGGCGAAGGCCACTAACGCCAGCATCACCGGGACTTCCACCAAGACGCCCACCACCGTCGCCAACACGACGGGCGACGAGGGGCCGAAAAGCGTGATGGCGACCGCGACCGCCAGTTCAAAGAAATTCGAAGCGCCAATCATCCCCGCCGGCGCCGCGATGTTGTGGGGGCACCGCATCTTCTGGCAGGTCAAGTAAGCGATGAAGAAAATCAGCACCGTCTGAATCACCAGCGGGACCGCGATCAGCGCAATGTGCAGCGGGTTGTCGAGGATGACGTGTCCCTGGAAAGAGAAGATCAGTACGAGCGTCAGCAGCAAGCCGACGATGGTCACGTTATTGAAGCGGGCCAGGAACGTGTGGTTGAAGTAGTCAAGGCCGTGTCGCTTGATGACAGCGGCGCGCGTTGCGATCCCGGCAACGAGCGGAATCACGACGAAGAGCAGCACCGACAGCAGCAGCGTGCCCCACGGGATTGCCACCCCGCTCACCCCGAGCAGCAGCGCAACGATCGGGGTGAACGCGACCAAGATGATCAAGTCGTTGGTGGCGACCTGCACTACCGTGTATGCCGCATTGCCGCGTGTGAGATGGCTCCAGACAAAGACCATCGCTGTGCAGGGCGCCGCTCCGAGTAGGATGGCGCCGGCGAGGTAGTCCTTGGCGAGGTCGTGCGGAATCAATGACTTGAAGACGACAAAGAAGAAAAAAGCGGCGATCGCGAACATCGTGAAAGGTTTGATCAACCAATTGACCACCCACGTCACGTAGAGCCCCTTCGGGTTCGCGCCGACATATCGAATGCTGGCGAAATCGACCTTCATCATCATTGGGAAGATCATCAGCCAGATCAGCACCGCGATCGGGATCGAGACCTTTTCGTACTCGAATCGCCCGAGAAACTCGGGGATTGCCGGGAGGTACTTCCCGATCAGCGTCCCCGCCGCCATGCAGAGGGCGACCCAGTAGGTCAGATTCTTCTCGAAGAAGCCGATCGTGGCCGTGCTCTGGTCCATCTGAATCTCCTAAGGCGCGTTGGCGCCTGTCAGCGATCAACCTTGCAGTGATTGCGGCAGCGTCGCGACGTAGTCACGTAACTCGTCACGGACACGCCGGTAATGCCCAAGAGCCTCCACTTCGCTCGCCGCTTCGCGCGCCAAGCGCGGCGGGTCGTCGAACGGGCGATGCACCACTTTTGCGGCGCCGCGGAAGATCGGGCACGACTCGGCCGCGTTGTCGCAGACGGTGACGACGTAGTCGAACTCGACGTCCGCTAGTTCATCGACGTGCTTGCTGTGCTGCGGCGTGATATCGACGCCGGCCTCGGCCATGACGGCGATGGCGTGCGGATTCATGCCGTGCGTGGCGACGCCGGCCGAGTAGGCCTCCAGGGTGTCTGACTTCAGATGGTGGGCCCAGCCCTCGGCCATCTGGCTACGACACGAGTTGCCCGTGCAGAGAAAGAGCACCTTTAGCATTTGCAGTTCGCCTGTTGGCGGCAGAGTTCTTCGGGGGGCATTTTGAGGACGACCTTGAGGGTCTGCTGGTCGGCTTTGGCTTGCTTGTCGCGGGCAAGGCTTGCGAGCACCAATTCCAGCGCCTGCCGGGCTTCAACGGGCGAATCCTCTTCCGCGAGCCGAAAATGAGCCCAGCGGCCTTCCTTACGCGACTCGACGAGCCGCGCCTGGTGGAGCACCGACATGTGCTTCGACACGGTCGATGACGCCAACGCCAGGACCTCGACTATCTGGCAGAGACACAGTTCGCGGTCGCGCAATAGCCCCAGCGCGCGGACGCGGTTCTCGTCCGAGAGGGCTTTGGTGACAGCGAGGAGGTCTCTCATGATCGCCGGTGGATTTTACGTTTCGCCAACTAACGAAATATTAGATCGACAGCGGACTCCGGTCAACTGTGCTCGGAGACGAAAAGTCCGCAATGTGCCAAAGGACTGAACCACGACGGACACGAAGAACACGACGGCCTAATTGCCGAGACAACGTGACGCCTAGTGGCAGGCCGTCGTGCTCGTCGTGTCCGTCGTGGTGAGCTCTCTTTACTTCATCCGTTTAGAGACGGCTGTCCGTCGGGATGCGGCACGTCGTCCGGTCGCGCAGCCATGCGGCGAGCGCCGCACGGTGCGGCAAGAGCTGCGGGTCCTCGTCGTGCTCGGGGCCACGGGCGACATGCGTGACGACGAACGGCCCGTCGCGTTCGGGCAGGTCGTAGCCGCCAGGGTCGGTGACGAGGTACCAATCCCCCGTAGGCTCCATCCGCAGCCACGCCCGCGCGACGCCGGGAGAGTGATGCACGGTGAACTCCGTTTCCAACCAAGCGCTGTACCAACGCATCGGGCCCTCCTGGCTTTAATATGAGCGATCGAAAAAAGGAACTGTGGGAGGCGTCTCCAGACGCCGATTACGCGCACCATGTCTAATCGGAATGGATGCCGTAATCGGCGTCTGGAGACGCCTCCCACAGGAGATGCAAAAGGTTTAGCTGCGACGAAGCGCCGCTATTGCGGCGAGGCCGACAAGGGTCAGCAATGCGCTGGTCGGCTCGGGCACGGAGTTCAGCACGCCCACCGCGCCGGTCGGGAGGCCGAGGTAGTCGAAGCCGGCCGAGTCGTAGGTTAGCCAGTTGTCGAGGATCGCGTTGCCCAGCGAATCGCGGGCGACGCCCGTTAGCGTGCCGCCGGCGCCATCGGAGAGGTCGCCGCTGCCGACCACGTCGACGAGTCGCACGTAGTCGATCGCCGTGATATCCACGACGCCGCCGGTCACCAGCGGGTCGCTCGCCAGTTCGGCGAGATCGAACGGCGTGCCCCAGTTCGCGGTGTGCTTTCCGGCGAGGTTGTAGAGGTTCGTGGCGTCGTAGGCTTGGAAAGCTCCCGAGACCGTGGTCGGCACCGTGTTCAGCGAGACCGATGGGAAGCGGAGAAAGTCAACACCGTTGCTAGAGACTTCGACATAGGCAAGCTCAGCGAGCAGGCTCGTGGCGCCGCCGAATGCAAAGGCGTTTTCGAACACGGCGAAGTCGGGCCCGGCGCCGTCGGTGATCGGCTTGGCGAACCCGAGCGTGATCGCGCCCGGGGCGTCGATGCCGATGAACCCGTAGGTGTCAGTCGTGCTGTCAATATCGCCGCTGAACGGATCGCTAACCGCCGAGCCGGCATGGAAGTTGTTGGGTTCGGCGCCGGTTTGCGGAGCGTAGAGCTTGTTGAAGGGCGCGTTGGCGCCACCCGGCGCGGCGACGGGGCTGTAGAGTTCACCCAAGGAACTCAATGCGGTAGCGGGTTTGCTGAAGTTGGCGCCAACGCCGGGCGACGGCGCGTAGTTGACGACCGAAGACTCGAACGTTGTGATGCTCGCACGGGCAATCGGGTTGTCCGGCGCCCCGGCGGTGACGCCAGAGTAGCTCGAGTAGGGACCCGCTTGGGCGACGCCGATCGTGGCGCCGAGAGCGATTAAAGGGAGACTGGTGCGGATCATGAGTTGCAACTCCTGCAGTCAAAAGAAGGAAACGCGGATAGCGACGTCGCCAACCGCTGTCAAATACGGAAGAGCGAACGCCGGCCCGCCGCTGCGCACCGGTGGCGCAGAGGAGATGGAGACGCATGGGACTCGAGCGAGAATGAAAGCGGCGTTAGCACTCGCGCACCGTCAGCCGTGGCGCAGGGCAGGAGCCCTTCACCCAACGGCGTACGCCGTCACAGCACGGAGACACGGGAACAACGCAGCGATGAATGCGACGGCGGCTTTCCCTCGAAGCCGATCCGATGCCACGCGTTGGTAGGTCTTCTGACTCCCGGGCTCGCCGTGCCCTGCCTTCTCACTCACCTTCGCTTGATGCGAAAGGTGGGTAATGGCTCTGAAGAAGGGGCTCGGCGTGTGTCGCCCGGTTACAGCGGCGGGGCCGTCCCGGAATCACACCGGGTTCCCTGTTACGTCGGCCTCGCAAGGGGCGAGACCGACCACCAACACACTGCCCAGCGTTGTAGACCGCCATGCGGCGGTTGTCTAGCGTCGGCTTGCGAAATCCTGCTGGCGCCTAAAAAAGGGAAGATTGAACCACGAAGGGCACGAAGGACACGACGGCCAACTTGGCGGGGCTACGCCTGTCCCATTGGCAATCTCTTTGTGCCCTTTGTGGTTCCCTACCCTTTCTTGGCGCTTGCGATGGGCCTACGCCAGTGGTCAGTATAGGGCAGAAACTCTTGGCCCCTCGACTTGGTTGGATGCGATGACGAGAACTCTTTTGTTGCTGCTGATCGGCTTCGCGCCGACGTTTGCTCGTGGCGAGGCCGATCCGATTGCCGAGGGGTCTTGGACGCTCGCGGTTCTGCCCGATACGCAGATCTACGCCGAGGCGTATCCGCAGCACTACGACGCGCAGACGCGTTGGCTCGTGGAGCACGCCGACTCGCACAACATCCGCTTCGTGCTCCACGAGGGGGACGTCACCAATCAGAACACGCCCGAGCAGTGGGACAACGCGCGGAAGTCGATGTCGCTGCTCGACGGCAAGCTGCCTTACGCGATCGCACCGGGCAACCACGACTACGGCCCGGGCGGGAACGCGGCCGATCGGGTGAGCTTCTTCAACGAATCCAAATACTTCGGCCCCGTGTCGCCGTACGCGATCCAGCCGAGCCTCGGCGGGCGTTACGAAGAGACGACGACGGATAACACTTGGCATACGTTCGATGCCAACGGGCAGAAGTGGCTCGTTGTTGCTTTAGAGTTTGCGCCGCGTGATGAAGTCGTCGTCTGGGCTGACAGGATCGTCGCCGAGCACGCCGACCTGCCGGCGATCCTCGTGACACACGCTTACATGTACTCGGACGACACGATCTACGATTGGCGGGCGAAGGGCGCCAAGCAGTCGTGGAACCCCCACGCCTACGGCGTCGCCAAGCAGCCCGGCGAGACCGTCAACGACGGGCAAGAGCTGTGGGACAAGCTCGTCTCGAAGCACAAGAACTTCCGCTTGGTGTTCAACGGCCACGTCCTCAACGACGGCACGGGCTACCGTAGCACCAAGGGCATTGAGGGGAACATCGTCCACCAGATGCTGGCAAACTACCAGTTCAAGAAGGAGGGCGGCCAGGGCGACCTGCGGCTGCTGGAGTTCAGTCAGGATGGCGACGTGGCCGTGAGGACCTACTCGCCCGTCCTCGACCGCCACGACCGCGCGGACGACCAAGAGTTTAAGATCCGGCTAGACGAGTTGGGGCGGAAGTAGAAGGTCCGGACGGCGGGGAGCTTCCCTGACTAGAGCGTCTCCGCCGCCCAGCTATCGAGCCAATACGCAACCTAGAATCCTTCGACCAGAACAGCGAGCCATGACCACAATCTTCTTCTACGCGGCTGCAACGATCATCGGTGGGCTGTTCGCTTTGCTTGGCCTTGTTGTGGGTCTTGGACTGCTCGCCTACTTCTTAGAGGCGAAAGGGTTTATCAAGAACGAGGGCGTCGCTTGCAAGAACTCTCCGTAGCAGATTCCTTCAACAAGATTCAGAAGCCAACGATTTTCGCCTCGCTGGCTCTTCTGGTATAAGATGCCGCTAGGCTCCTGGCGATCGCCGGAGGCGTGGACTTGTCTCTCTTCTAAGCGAGGCGTTCGATAAACGGCCCTACTCGCTCAGACGGCTCTCGGCCGTCGTGGTGGTTCTCCTCTTGGCGGCGGGCGCCTACGCCTACTGGTCGGCGGTTGCAGCGGCGCCGATGCGGTTGCCGCAAAACTCGATCATGGTCCTCGCTCCGTACCGCTACAACGGGACGTGGGTGTTCGACGACGAGCGTGTCGGCCTCGTGCGCGAGCCCTTCGTCGCGGGGGTGCCTGAGATGATCGATGTCCTGGTGGCCGACATTCCCGACGCCGACAAAGGGTTCCGGCTGACATTCTCCGCCAAGCCTTTCCCCGATTATGAGAAGAAGCTGACCCGCACGCGCAGCGATGGCGTCGGCAACTACTACCGGCTCGACGACCCGACAATCGAAGGGCCGCCGATGGAAGGTTGGATCTGCCCAGCGCTGTTCAAATACTACGACGCGGCGCCGGCAGAGTTGTACGTGAGGGCCGACCCGTCGCGCAGTTAATCGATTCCGGTTCGCTCGGACCATCGATCGACGCCTACCGATTCGTCTGAGCCTTGGGCGCGAACCCTCGGCGGACATCGGGCGCCGCCTTCCTACCGAGGGCGCAGATTCAACGAACGAGTTGGCTCTCGTTAACGGACACTTTCTAAGACGCCGCTCGCGAGACGCACCGGTTGTTGGTCGATCACTGGTGGGAGGGTGCGGATTTCGGCGGCGTGTTGGGCGTAGCCTTGCGGGTCGAGCGTGGCGACGTGTTCCATGAGCACACGGCGCACTTCAGCGATCGTCTGTGGGTGACGGTGCAGCATGACGTGGTCCTCGGGGACGACCACTTGCGACGCGAGCTGCGGCAGGTCGTCGAGGCGAGCGCTGTCGAGCGACACAACGCCGTCGCCGCGCGTCGTGAACCAGCTGGTGAACGCGCTGCGTGGCTCGTCGCCGACGACGTTGTGATACCGCACCCACGGCCCCGACTTGGCGGCCAGCAGCGCCGGCAGCATCGGCGACTCGGGCGACAGCGAGTCGATGCTCGTCATCACGCGCGCCGCGATTTGCGGACGGAAGAAGCCGGGGTTGCGACGGAACAGTTCTTGTTGCCGCGCCATCGTCTGCATCGGGAAGGCAATCAGCTTGGCGCCCACCCACTGCGTGAAGCCGTTGGCGAACATGCTGCCGCGGTGCGGCGTGCCGATCGTCACGACGCGTTGCACCGAGGGGTTCGGCTGGAAGAAGAACAGGTTCGACATGTACTGCCGAACTTCGGGGTCGGCGTCGAGTTCTTTGAATTCGCGGTCGGTAACGATCCGCCAGAAGTCCTGCCCGCTGTCCACCGTCTGCAGCCGCGACAAGAGCCCCCCCATGCTGTGGCCGACGAGCACTGTCTGATCCAGCGCGTAGGCGGTGTGCGTGGGATCGACCGTCTGCCTCAGCTCGGCAAGGTCCTTACGCATCTGCGCGGCGCTGACCCAGAAGGGATGGCCGGTCGGATAGAGATAGAACCAGAATTGATAGCGACTGCGGACGCGCGGATCGCTGCGGAGGTCGTTGAACATCTCCATCCACGTCGCAGGGCTCGACCAGAGGCCGTGCACCATGACGACGGGGATGCGGTTGGGGTCGTACGGCTCGAGGAGGTAGAGCCCCTCCTGCTGCTTGACGCTGTCGGGCTTCAACAAGCCGATCGTCGAGACGTCGCGGTCTTGGAGGTCGGGCTGATCGAGGTAGTACGCCAGCGGCGTCGTCAGGTCGGTCTCGAGCGGCGCCCGGCGGCCGGCAAGCTGGAAGGTCTTGTGGTCGGTCGTATCGTGCAGCTCAAGCACCAGCCGCACGCCCCCCTCGGGACGCGCCGGCGTCGGCTCGTAGCTCTCGGCGCGGGCCACCGCGGTGAGCGGGTAGCAGAGCTTGCGGGGGTAGAACTTGTCCTGGGGCTGATCGCGGTCGGGGTGATGACGGATCGCGATTAGCGGCGTGCCGATGCCGGTAGTGTGGTAGTGGTTCCGGAGGGCGAGCACCTGGAAGTCGCTGGCGAACTCGAAGCTCTGGAAGTCAGCCTCGGTCCAGCGCTGGCTGTGCAGCTCGATAGCGACCGAGCAAGCCCCATGGGTCAGCGGCAGAGGGACGAGCGCGCCGGGCTTGACCTGATCCCGCTCTCTCAGCAGCCGTAGCAGGGCCTTGAGCGAGTCGTTGTACCGCCGCGTCGTACCGGGGATGCGCTGCCGCTCATCGGCCGCTAGAGCCCGGTAGCCGTGGACCAGCGATTCGGCGTAGAAGCCGACGGCCGCGTCGGGGTCGTCTTTGACGAGGCTATCCGCCTCGGTCGCCGCAAGCTCGGCGAGGGCGAACTCCAAGTCGGGCGCCAGCGTGCTGTGCGCCTCTTGCTCAAGCAATTCCAGCAGCTTGGCGCGCTGGTCGGGCTTAGTGGGATCAAGCCCCCTTGGCTGGGCGACCGCCAGTGTGGCGTCCGACAGTGCGGCGCGCCCATCACGAGACCAGAGCAACCGCGCCGCATAGGCTTGGTCGGCGGGTCGGCGTTCGATCCACTGCTCACTAGTTGCACACCCTGTACAGAGGGCGACAACGGTGAGGATCACCGCAGCGAGAGCCGGCGATTGAGTCAATCGGCTGAACGCCACTGCGGCACGCATCGGGCGAGATCTTCCCGGCACGCGTCGGCCCGCGATTACGCACGGGCCTCTCAAGTTAGAACACTCTGCCGGACGCGAGGCACGCTACGGAGATCACGCCAACGCGTCAATGCGAGTGTCTTCCGCGGTCAAACCGCATCAAGCCGACGCGGCGGCGCGGCAGTCAGCGTTCATCAGCATCAACGAAATCGGGGAGTCTTCGTCCATCTCGAACTCGGTGACGGACTCCTTCAACTCGCCGCGGAGGATACGCACATCGCGAGGCGCCTGCACTGCCAGCGCGACACGGTTACCCGAGACACGGCGGACTTCGATCGTGATATCCTGTCCGATCTGGATTTGCTCACCGGTCTTACGGCTAAGAACTAGCATCGCTGGGCTCTCCTGTGCGCGGTTAAGGGGCGACTCCGCCGCCGATTGTGAAGTAGACGATCATACGGGTGTGCACACGGCGTGCCTAATTCGAGCTTTAGAGCGATTGAGCAGATTTTTTCGTCGTTTTCATTGCCTGCCAAAGAGATTACTTGGAGCCACCCCCACGACGCCTGCCGATGAAGAGTTGTTTGAGCGTCTCTGTATGGGACGAATTTCGTATCGGCAAGTCTCGCTTTGAGACGATTCCGGAGCCCGCCAGGGCCGGGTTGCACGCCAGGCCTGGGTCGTTTCCTCTGGTAGGCGACCGCCGCTCCACCCCTTTGAGTGACCCGACGTGATTGACAAAAACGCCCTGAAAGGCAGGCAGAACCGCCTCGTCGCCGAACTCCAACGACTCAAGTGCGGGATGGCGGTCCTGTTGCGACCCGAGTCGATCCAGTGGCTCACCGGCGCCTACGTCGGTCCGTTGTTCCAACCCGTCGCCGCCATCGACGACCAGGGGACCGTCACCCTCGTCTTGCCAAGCCGCAAGGCAGAGTTGCCGGTGCTAGCGGACAACGTGCGGACTTACGAAGAGAAGCGGCTCTCGACGATGCGAGACGCCAGCGATCAGCGCCACGAAGCCATCTTGGTGCTACTCGATTCATTCGGATCGGCGCCGAGTCGGGCCGGGTGCGAGTTCTCCCTCGCTCCGCAGTCGCTGTACGGCGCGCTGCACGGCGATTGGATCGACTTCGACTCGGTAATGTTCCGCCTGCGTCGCAAGAAGGACGCCGACGAGCTAGCAATGATGGCGACCGCCAATCGCGCCAACGAGGCGATGTACGCTCGGGCGCGTGAGATCATCGAGCCGGGCCTCAACGAGCTTGATCTCTACAGCGAAATGCACCGCGTCGCCGTGCGGACGCTGGGCGAGCCGCTGACGTACTTTGGCCAGGACTTCCGCTGCAACGCCCGCGGCGGGGCGCCCCGCGACCGCGCCGCCGAGGCCGGCGAGCTGTGGGTCCTCGACCTGGGCGTCGGCTACCGCGGCTACTACACGGACAACGCCCGCACGATCGCCGTCAGCGAGCCGACCGACGCCCAGCGATCGGCCTGGGAGCAACTCGCCGCCGTGTTCCCGATGGTCGAGGGAAAGGTGCGACCGGGCGTGAAGTGCCGTGAGGTCTTCGACGAGTCGGCGGCGATGCTAGCGGTCGCGGCGCCGTGGGTGTTCAACCACCACCTCGGCCATGGCGTCGGTCTCGCGCCGCATGAGGGGCCGCACCTCAACCCGAACTGGGACGACACGTTTGAGGTCGGCGATTACTTCACCGCCGAACCGGGGCTCTACCACGACGACCTGCGTCATGGCCTGCGGCTCGAGCAGAATTACGTCGTCACCGAGACGGGCGTCGATTTGCTGACGGATTGGCCGTTGGGCCTTCAGGACGGGCTCGCCTAGGCGTAGCGGCTCCCATCCGTGAACGTCTGAGCCGTGGGCGGCAGCCCTCGGAGTGGAGGGCGGGTTGCGCTGCACTCCGAGGGCTGCCGCCCACGGCTCAGACGCAACGGTTTGGCGAAGCGTGCACTAGTATCGCCCGCACGCATTCGGCTTCCGCGAACGAGAGTCTCTCCCTACACTCCGCCGCGCGTTGGGCGCCTTGCCGCCTGCGCTGATGACACGACGGAGCACGCCAGGATGAACGGCCTTGTCGATATCCACTGCCACCTGCTGCCGGGCATTGACGACGGCGCCGCGGACCTCGAAGCGTCGCTGGCGATGGCGCGGATGTCGGTCGAGCAAGGCGTCGAGACGATCGTCGTCACGCCGCACCAGTTGGGCGCCTTCGAGTGCAATCGCGGCGACGACATCCGTCGTCGCACGGCCGAGCTGCAAGCCGAACTGACGCGGCACGACATCCCGCTGCGGGTGCTGCCGGGCGCCGACGTACGGATCGAAGACCACATGATCGCTGGCCTGCAGTCGGGTGACGTCCTCTCGCTCGGCGATCATCGCCGCCACGTGCTGCTCGAGTTGCCGCACGAATTGTACTTCCCGTTGGAGCCGGTGCTCAACGGTCTGAAGCGGATCGGCATGGCGGGCGTCCTCTCGCACCCCGAACGCAACGCAGGCTTGCTGGCGCGCCAGGACTTGATCGAGTCGCTCGTCGACGACGGCTGCTTGATGCAGGTGACGGCGGGCAGCCTTGTCGGCGGCTTCGGACCCGACAGCCAAGCGATGGCCGAGCGGATGGCGAGCCGCGGCTTGATCCACTTCCTCTCAACCGACGGGCACAGCCCGAAACGACGCCGCCCACGGCTTGGCGAGGCGTACACGAGGGCGGTCGAACTCGTCGGTGAAGACGCCGCCCGCCTGTGGTGCAGCGAGAACCCCCGGGCGGTCGCTGAAGGCCGTGAGGTCGTTCCTGGTCCGATTGTGGTCCGTAAGCCACGGCGGGGCTGGTCGCTGTTTTCTCGAGGTGCGGCCTGATGGCGGGGCGCGCGGCCGCTACGCCGCTAACGCGCCGCCAGGCGCTCGCCGCGATCGTCGCCGGCGCCGCCTGGTCCGTTTCATCGCGCGCCCGCGCTGCGGTCGAGCCGACATGGGTCGATCAACGGCGCGTCGGTCCGTTCGTTTGTCGCTCCGCGTTTCCTCTGGATGACGCGTTGTTGGCCGACGCCGACCTTGCGAGCCTCGAACGCGAACTGCGACGGGTCCTGGCGCTCGGGCCTTGCAAGAACCAAGTCGAAGTGGTGCTGCTCAACGACGCCCAGCAGCACCGCCGCTACATCGCCGAACGTCACCCCACGGCGCCCTACCGGCGCGCCCTGTATTACCAAACGAAGCAGCGGGCCGTGATCTACGCCTACCGGCACTCCGAGCTGGCGATCGACCTGCGACACGAGTGCACGCACGCCCTGCTTCACGCCGACCTGCCGATGGTGCCGTTGTGGCTCGACGAGGGGTTGGCGGAGTACTTCGAACCCCGTCCGGCCGACCGCGCTCATGGGCCGGATCATCTCGAAGGGGTAGTGTCGGAGGCGGCGCGGGGTCGGCTGGTAGCGCTAACGACGCTCGAAGCCAAGCACGACCTCGCCGAGATGGCGGACATTGATTACCGCTACGCCTGGGCGTGGACGCACTTCCTCCTTCACGGCCCGGCTGCCGCCTCGATGCAGTTGTGGGCAACGCTGGCGGCGCTGCGGCGTTACGAGCCGCCAACGCCGATGTCGCAGCGGCTTGCCGCGACGCTCGGTTCTCCGGAAACAGCGTTTGCGGAGCATTTCCGGGCCTGGCCGCGCGTGTTGCGCGCTTCGCGCCAGCATGCTGGCGCCAGCCGGTGACTTTTCCGAACAAGTAGTCCAGGAATAGCTGGAGAATGTCGCTTCCGCTCGCCGATCGCAGCAGTGGTGGATGAAAATGTTCTCTGACGCTGCTGCCCTGCGCAGGAGCTTTGAACTATTCCTTCGGTCTCGACCGAACGCCTCACGGACGAGTCCCGTCATTACGGAGAGAGGACGAGCATGAAGATTGTTGTCGCCCAACGCATCGCCGCGGCGATGGCGTGTTTCGGCATGCTGATTCAGCCCGCGTTGGCGGGCGCCCCGATCGTTGAATCGGCGCCGGCGGTTGCCGATATCGCTCTGAGCAATGGCGGGGTGTTTGTTGGCAAAGTGGTGACCGCCCAGGGCGCACCGCTCGCCAAGGTTGCTGTCTCGCTGCAACAAGCCGGCAACGAAGTCGCCAAGACGACGACCGACGCCGAAGGCGTGTTCGCCGTGCAAGGCTTGCGTGGCGGACTGTATCAGGTGGTCTCCGAAGGCGGCGTCGTGTCCTACCGTCTCTG from Botrimarina mediterranea encodes:
- a CDS encoding carboxypeptidase-like regulatory domain-containing protein, giving the protein MKIVVAQRIAAAMACFGMLIQPALAGAPIVESAPAVADIALSNGGVFVGKVVTAQGAPLAKVAVSLQQAGNEVAKTTTDAEGVFAVQGLRGGLYQVVSEGGVVSYRLWAENTAPPAANQSALIVTGGDVVNGQYCPPMAPCPPTPSKGAGVLGWMREHPLLVAAGVATAIAVPLALADDDDPAS